The DNA sequence TCGCAGCAAAGATTATATTTCTGGCGATTTTTAGTCGCCGGAATAGTCTTGAGCAACTATGCTAAAGATCTTTACTGGCGATATATAAGATATTTCAGGCGATATATACTCGCCGGAAATGTATAGCATTTTTGTCTGTTCTCGAACTCGGCACAAAACGTCTTATTTGGTTGGTTAAAAACGGATATATGTGGGCAAGCTTATGTAGCCGGAATTACTTGTTTCCGGCGATAGTTTCCTCTATTTGCGGTGAAAGGCTTCGCCGGAAATAggtttatttcttgtagtgacaatttaaataaaatgtttgcTATTACCAAGTCAACCTAATTGGATGTGTTGAAACTCTCATCACAGACAAATGGAAACGGCGTATACTATTGCTAATTAAGCCACCTTATTTTGTTATGTTATCTTGTGGTCACAAGACTTGTAACACGTTCATTTTGGAGTGAGTTATGGAAGAGCCGTATCGATCAGAATTTCTGacctaaagaaaagaaaagaaaataattttattttttaatatccagATGTGACTTAATTCTCTTGTTATTTTTAGTGGTATGATGACCCAAATAATTTGTCAGTGTGATCGGGTTAACAATTTCAAcagttttcctttctttattattattgtcttgTATCACAGCAATACAGCAtgtattcattttgtttttctattggTTTTTTCTATTCTATAAACAATTCatcatttacaaattttaaaacaataataatatgattaacTCATGAGAATAACatgtttaatttagatataaatttatgactaaattttaataaggtgtttttcattaaaaataaaataaaattctcatatgattctttaatttttctaaaaatactaattagcatatataatacttacctaAATCtgcatataaataattaattttctttccgGTTTTCCTACTGTCCTGGCCCTgcgcctatatatatataattttagctAGCAAGCCCATCAAGCACATGATCAGCATCCTCTCATCTCTCTAATTTTCTTCCCAAGATATCCTGATCCAAAACTTGCATATGGGGGCCGGAAGATCAGAGGGGTCAGAGTACATTGTGAGAGTGAGCAAGACGGAGATGGTGGCTGCAGTTCTGCCATTGCAAGAGCACAGGCTGCCACTATCTAACCTAGACTTGCTTCTTCCCCCTCTGGACGTGGGTGTTTTTTTCTGCTATAAGAAACCTGCAGCTACCTCCGGGGATGATGCAGACAACCAGCTTAGTGCTTTTGAGTCCATGGTCGGGGTGCTGAAGAAGGCATTGGCACAAACTCTGGGTTCCCACTACGCGTTTGCCGGTGAGGTGGTGCCAAACTTGGTTGGAGAACCTGAGATTCTCTGCAACAATGGCGGAGTATGTTTTGTTGAAGCTTTTGCGGAGGTAGACCTTAAAGACCTCAACTTGTATAACCCTGACGAGAGCATTGAGGGCAAACTTGTACCCCAGAGGAAGCATGGTATTCTGGCTGTCCAGGTTTGGTTCAATATGTCACACGCTCTCTGATCTGTAGATGGCTATGATTCCTCATTGCCTCTAACAACGAAGACTTTTTACGCAACCACGGTCGTTTTTTTTAGTTGATATGTTTGTTCACTCAAAAACACGTTTTCTGAAATCTGTTGCAGCATAgattttatttctattcttattttttcatgCAGGCACTTCGTTTTCAATGGcttgattatttttttcatgcatgaTTAGTAGATATGTTATGAGATCAGGTACTACCTAGCTAATAGTTATTCGAAATTAACTGCATGCATGGTGCAGGCTACTCAGCTAAAATGTGGCGGATTGGTGGTGGCATGCACATTTGACCACCGAATAGCAGATGCTTACTCGGCCAACATGTTTCTTGTTTCGTGGGCTGAGATGGCTCGGTCTAAAACAATCACTGTTATGCCATCTTTTCGTCGATCTCTACTCAACCCTCGACACCCCGGCTCGATTCATCCCTCCTTGGATGACATGTATGTCCCCATAACCGCATTGGCCCCACCCAAAGACCCAGAACCGGATGCAGACAATCTCATTAGCCGCATATACTACATTACTGCCGACCAACTCAACCGTCTCCAGTCACTAGCCAGCAGTACCAATGGTTGCAGGAGGACAAAATTACAGTGTTTTAGTGCATTCCTGTGGAAGATGATTGCCA is a window from the Juglans regia cultivar Chandler chromosome 7, Walnut 2.0, whole genome shotgun sequence genome containing:
- the LOC108985633 gene encoding shikimate O-hydroxycinnamoyltransferase-like, which produces MGAGRSEGSEYIVRVSKTEMVAAVLPLQEHRLPLSNLDLLLPPLDVGVFFCYKKPAATSGDDADNQLSAFESMVGVLKKALAQTLGSHYAFAGEVVPNLVGEPEILCNNGGVCFVEAFAEVDLKDLNLYNPDESIEGKLVPQRKHGILAVQATQLKCGGLVVACTFDHRIADAYSANMFLVSWAEMARSKTITVMPSFRRSLLNPRHPGSIHPSLDDMYVPITALAPPKDPEPDADNLISRIYYITADQLNRLQSLASSTNGCRRTKLQCFSAFLWKMIAKWAIIKNMDKKVTKLGIVVDGRTRLSEGDKHKASLMGSYFGNVLSIPYGAKQVSEINDKPLDWVAEEVHKLLEGAVTKEHFLGLIDWVEAHRPVPGVAKIYYNRSEDGPALVVSSGQQFPVSKVDFGWGNPAFGLYHFPWDGDTGYVMPMPSPAGNGDWVVYMHLFKGQLELIEAEAAQVFRPLTSNYLGFD